CCCTGGGTCAGCAAACGAGTTTCAGGCACAAGACTGCATTTGCATCTATATTTCCTGCCTTTCAGCCTTTTGAGAGGGTTAGTTGGTATTTTGCAGCCACCAAGGTGATGATGAATTCATCAACCATAACTGAATTTATCCTAGTGGGGATTCCATTTCTCTACGATCTACACAGGGTTTTCTTTTTCATAGGCTTATTTATGTACATTGTAGCCATCCTAGGGAATGGATTTATCCTTGTCATTGTGGCCATTGAGCCAAGACTTCAGACACCCATGTACTTCTTCCTGAGCAACCTGGCTTTTTTGGAGATCTGCTACACCACGACCGTAGTACCCAAGCTGCTACAAACACTGATAGAAACACGGACCACGATTTGTTTCCATTGCTGCATGGCCCAGAACTTCTTCCACTTCACATTTGGAGGTACAGAGCTTTTAATCCTTACAGTGATGTCCTTCGACCGTTATTTGGCTATATGCAAACCACTCCAATATCCAATGATCATGACCAAGAATGTTTGCATGCAGTTGTCCTTGGCCACTTGGTACTCCTCATTCATAGCCATGTTTTTTCAGTGTTTCCTTGTCTGGAGGATGTCTTTCTGTGCTTCCAACATTGTTGATCATTTCTTCTGTGATGCTGCACCCCTGTTCAGTCTAGCATGTAACGACACTCGCCTCAGTGAGCTTCTGGGATTGCTCAGTGCTGTTGTAATGGTTATTTTGACCTTGATCTTTACCATAGTCTCCTATATCTACATCATCTCCACCATAATGCGCATTCCTTCAGCTGTTGGGCGCAAGAAGGCTTTCTCCACCTGTACTTCTCACATGATTGTAGTGTCTATATTGTATGGAGCACTGATGGTCATGTACGTGAGGCCCACTCTGCATTCCTCATCTCGCTTAACCAGGGTACTAGCGGTGCTGAACACTTCCCTCATTCCAATGTTGAACCCTTTCATTTACACAATAAGGAATGCAGAAGTGAAGATTGCTGTCAGGGGTGCAATCAATAAGAAGAGACAGTTGCTGAATGAAGAGTTTTTTAAGTGTATCCAAAAAGGTCGGTAAATAATATTTGTGACGTGAGAAAGCTAAGAGCAGAACACATAAAGATACAAGCACTGTTACAGATGTAGTTGGTGGAACTGGAATTGGCGTCATGGAACTTACAATATTCTGCTGGGGTGACCAAGAGTCTCCTGAATGAATGGAGCCTGGTTTCATCTTTGCTATGAAATCACTTCATTTTTTTTATAGACAAGTCATCTGAAATCTAGTAGAAGGGCTTCACAAGCAAAGAACCTCATTTATTGTCTTGAATTACTTTTAATTTGAAATTAGTTGTATTTAGAATAATTTTTTATCACTGAGTTCAGTGCTGGTGGCTGAGTGTGGCACTGCTGTTGACACAAACTCACAAAATCAGTCAGCTACGTGAGCATGTGTCAACAACAGCTCCGCATTTAGCCATCAATTTGGGCAGATAATGCATAATTTCAAATCATCTAAGATGgtagtgctctctctcttgctctctctctctctcccgctcTCATCACATTCTTCAGGTCAGTGCATCCCAAGAAAACACTGGATAGACTTATAGTTCTCATGTAACACTGAGAGAagtcacagagctgttgtgctcCAGTTCACAGCACAGTCTTGATGCAAACTTTTTTAGACTTTGGGCATCAGGATGGGAAAATGAAAAGGAAGGAATATTAGAAAGACCAGTTATACACCAACCACCAACCCCACCCTGTCATATCAAAACAATGAAGGAATGTGACCTTTCACTGAGGGTTTGAAATTATCCCTGACCAAATCATTAACACTGTCTTGGGGGGAATGCAGTGTACACCTCAGTGTCCTCGGAGGGTTTGTGGGTTGTAACGGTTATGATTGTCGCCACAGACTTGGGCTATATATAGGAGTCTGAGAAATTATCCAACACCACCATGTACAAAGTTCagcatattttaaaatatgtgaCATATTAGCTACTGGAGATTCTAGAACATTATATAATTGTACTACAAGTAGGGGAAATTCAGGTTTCATGATCTAGATTCCAAATATTGTAGCTTCACTAACTGCATTAATgaaagtttcagagggcagctgtgttggtctgaagtagaacagctagatctgatggagagtgttttgatggagagttttcagctaaacatttggaagaacttcctgacagagtggttcctcaatagaacaggcttcctcgggaggtggtgggctctcctttgaaagtctttaaacagaggctagaaagTCTTTAGCATCTGACTGCAAAGACAATTCTGCAAActtagatcatgagaaggagggcaggaagggttgcatcagtgcttagttctcttgaTCTTTTCTCACTTGCCCCGGGAAGTGCTATTCACTGCTTTGGATTCAGATAGCAATTAGTCTCTAGGACAATTTGTCCAGAGACCCTGGAggctttttgctatcttctgggaaTGGAACAGAGGGcactgtgtgggggtggggggtggggagtattTCTGAATTCTTTGCATTGtgaagggattggactagatgaccctggaggcctcttccaactctatgattctgttactCCCAAAAGGTcataccttgaaaatcttgtttgtttctaaggtgctactggacccaaaACTAGCTGCAATGTGATTAACAAAAGACAGGGAGTCATTATCCTTTTTAGATAAAGGATATTTTCCTTTGGCATGGATATCTGATTAAAACGATGTATTCCTTCCTATTTTGCACAGTCAGGATACATAACCAGTGAGCAGTTAGTGACAGAAATTCTCAAAATAAATAGTCAAGAGTTATTTGATGAGGGGACTGCCTTCTCTAAATGACACTGGAAACAGATGGAGCAAgaaatagatagatgatagatagatagatagatagatagatagatagatagatagatagatagatagatagatagataggtaggtagacagacagacagacagacagacagacagacagacagacagacagacagacagacagacagacagacagacagacagacagacagacagacagatagattctGGTACCTGGGttgtggccactgagtgacacggagtgttggactgaatgggccattggactgatccaacgtggcttctcttatgttctgatgttcttatagacAAATGTCAAAAATTCAACATGTTAATTTTAGTTCATTGTCTTCTGAACACTCACTGTTAAGTGCGTCTTGTACTTGGATGAATAAATGTGCGTGGAACTCTTTCCACCTAGTACTTCCTGACAGAAGTAAtattcagaaactgaaaagagcATATATACAGTGATTTTTACATACATTCCTGAGAAGAatacattatttccaaatgaagggaaggcattaaaaaggtgtgtggtccctttaaatgtgatggccagaactctccttggaattcaatcatgcttgtcacaaccttacttctgtctccacccccaaagactcctggctccacccccaaagtcttcagatagttcttgagtcagacatggcaaccctacttggagcgggtgtcatgttctcagggtgcaggcaggcaggagtccaaagacagtccaaggtcaaagtccaggaagtcaagcaggagccagtggcagtgactctgctagaactcagggctgagataTCTGAAGCATAGGcttgcctcatgtcttcgctctgaaagttcttttcggagcttgcttcgaactcttgagatgggaggaggagagcttggaggagattgatcgtcaacagctgacactggtacctgtagagtgattgatgggccaactgctgtttgttcagctgaggaactggctggctgctcttcCAAGTCTGTTAACcgttccagctcctcctcgtcagtgTTCATGACAGTGGGGGGCTCACAACACCCAGCTGCTTTGtgtttttatcccgccctccactccgaagtgtctcagagcggctcgcaatcccctttaccttcctcccccacaacagacaccctgtgaggtagatgaagatattggatttatatcccgccctccactccgaagagtctcagagcggctcacaatctcctttaccttcctcccccacaacagacaccctatgaggtgggtgggtctgagagggctctcacagcagctgccctttcaaggacaacctctgccagagctatggctgacccaaaggccattccagcagctgccagtggaggagttgggaatcaaacccggttctcccagataagagtccgcatagttcaccactacaccaaactggctttttacaAGAAATTACAGATTCTCGTGTAAAGAATCAAAAAAGCTGACAGGGAGAATGTCGATTGATTTGAAATGCAGTGTTGGAGGAGTGTTGGCACATGCTGTAGACTGCCAAAGAGACAAATTAAACTGATTCCAGTTCAAgttaagcctgaactctccctagaagctaaaatgactatttttaaaaattttattttatcagatttatatctctccctcccctaatgggctcagggtggcccacaacagttaaaaacaaagataaatttttaaaacaagataTACGTTATCGGATGGCATTGGGAGAAAGAACAATAATGCTTGGAAAAGTTGAAGGTTGCAGGAAAAAAAGAAGTtccaggagagggacggtggctcattggtagagcatctgcttggtaagcagaaggtcccaggttcaatccctggcatctccaactaaaaagggtccaggcaagtatgggtgaaaaacctcaacttgagacactggagagccactgtcagtcaggtgagggacggtggctcagtggaagagcatctgcttggtaagcagaagatcccaggttcagtctctggcatctccaactaaaagggtccaggcaagtaggggtggaaaacctcagcttgagaccctggagagcccttgccagtctgagtagacaagactttcTACAGATGAAAGATGCCACCAAAAGGACATTGTTTTATCCTATGGCTTTAGGTATCCCAGTCCTCTGCTGGGGTGAGGTTTCCCCTGATATCAGTGGCTCCATCTgctactggccagctggctggtcaGGAAGCCCTACCCCCAAATGTCCTCCTCCCAtcttgacatcatcatgccaggcacatcatgtgCGGATACTGTAGCACATTGGCCGAcactctatggttaccatagagtttttgggcAAAATGCTAGCACATCCAAGagtgacatgcctggcatgatgatgtcacttcttggtgacatcattgcaccgcaCACACAAAGCACACACATACCGAGAGGAACATCCCAGAATAGGTCTGGGAGCCCCCTGCTGAAAGTCAGGTAAGATCTGGCGATCCGATACGGCTTTCAAGTTTTAGCTTTGAAGCATGCTTAGTGGTTTTGTGATTGTTCAGCTTTTTGTTGATCTCTAGGATGaaaagtttaaaatacattaggcagaccttttgaaacaaaatgatccTCCCTACTACAACTAATCTCAGGTGTGCTTGATATATCAGGCTCATAGGTTCATCATCAATCTGAATTAGCATGGGAGAAATTGACTTTTGGGAAGAAATTCCCATGAGAAACTGCTAGCAAGTGAAGAGACTGGAGACTTACTGAGTCAAACCTACTTTTAATAGCTTTGGTAATGTTAAAAGCTTTCACAGAGCAACTGAATGCTCAGCTGACATGATCCACTCAAATGACTTCAGTTCTAAAAAAGGACTTTGCTTTCTTCTCCGTTTGGTATACAAACAACAGACAGGGACAAATGAAGGCTTTTCTTAGCATTCAGTATAGATAGTCTCTATCCAATGCTTCTTCAGATTGTGCTGAAAACAAGATGATGAGCACAGCGTCATGCAAAAATCTGTGCAATCCCAACATTGTGGTGGAATTAATTCAGCATAGTCTCATTGTGGAGATTTCTATCCATAGTGACATAGCAAAGACTGCTTTTTAAAGTATCCCCACCAGCACCTTTTCCTAACCCACTCTTCAGAATCATAGAGGATATTTTTCTGCTATTGGAATGAATAGGTAATTATTTTCCTTTGATGATTGAAATATAATGATGAATTAAGCATGTGGGAGGGGAAAGCTATGCATTCCTTTTCTGCATCATCTACACCGAATTTTCTTTGTTATTGGTTTATTTGTCTACATGGTAACCATTTATAGGTAGTCAAGCTCTTTCATTCCAAATGGAGTATTTGCTAATCTTTTCATCTTGGTGGTAgttgaaagtgccatcaagtaacaGCTAAGTTAGAAATACTCctaatagggttttcaaggttcagtccctggcacctcTAGTTAAAAAGGTGATGTGATAGACCTCCATTTGAGACTCTGGAGCTACATGGACAGTCtgaataggcaatactgacctcaatggaccaagggtctgctcTGGTGTAAGGCACCTTCATATACATGTGTATTCATATATGTCCTTTGGCACTGAAATGGTATTGTATCTGCATGTATTTGTGAAAATCTATGAATGTGAGCAAGGTAAACTCTGTAAATGGCCATTGGTTGAGCTAAAAAAACCCAGACCTTTGAAGATAAGTGATAAgataagattttggatttatatcctgccctatactctgaatctcagagcggtcacaatgtcctctacctcccccaccaccacaacaaacaccctgtgagttaggtggggctgagagtgcattttacagcagctgcactttcaaggatagcttctatgaaagctatggctgacccaaggccatctcagcaggtgcaagtggaggagtgggaaatcaaacctggttctcccagataagagtccgtgcacttaaccactacaccaaactggctctcaagataaAGATCaaagtttttatatgtttttatatcCAGTCTTCAGTCTATTTGGCTAGCAGGAGACCAGTTAATGTGTTGGTGTGATATATTTGAGAGAATGGGTAAATGATAAAAGATTTTGTGCTCTTCACCTCAGATGATCACTGCTTTGAATTGCTCCTTGTCCTACAGTGACCTAGGTCAGTTCAGTCCCTTGAacccattgcctttctttttcccATGAATTTTGGGATATCTTTTAATCTCAGCCAAACTAAACTATACATCTTTGTAGGCATGGAAGTGACAATGAATACAACAAGAGTGACTGAGTTTATTCTAGTGGGCATTCCTTTTCTGCATCATCTACACCGGATTTTCTTTGTTATTGGTTTATTTGTCTACATGGTAGTCATCATGGGGAATGGATTTATCCTCGTCATCGTGACCTTTGAGCCCAGACTTCAGACTCCCATGTACATCTTCTTAAGCAACCTGGCTCTTCTGGAGATCTGCTACACCACAACTGTAGTACCCAAACTGCTTCAGACATTTGTACAACCACGGACCAAAATCTGCTTCCGCTGCTGCCTGGCccagaactttttctatttcaCGTTCGGTGGTTCAGAACTTTTAGTCCTTACAGCAATGTCTTTTGATCGTTATTTGGCCATCTGCAAGCCCCTTCAGTATCCAGTAATCATGACTAAGAATGTCTGCATTCACTTGTCCTTGGCCGCTTGGTACGTGTCATTCGTCACTTTGTTTtttcagtgttttgttttttggcagaTGCCTTTTTGTGGGTCCAATGTTGTTGACAATTTCTTTTGCGATTCTGCTGCTATGTTTGGCCTTGTATGTACTGATACTCGCATCAGTGAGTTTGTCGGATTTCTTTTTGCTGTCTTAATGATAGTTGT
The sequence above is a segment of the Heteronotia binoei isolate CCM8104 ecotype False Entrance Well chromosome 15, APGP_CSIRO_Hbin_v1, whole genome shotgun sequence genome. Coding sequences within it:
- the LOC132582976 gene encoding olfactory receptor 6X1-like; the encoded protein is MMNSSTITEFILVGIPFLYDLHRVFFFIGLFMYIVAILGNGFILVIVAIEPRLQTPMYFFLSNLAFLEICYTTTVVPKLLQTLIETRTTICFHCCMAQNFFHFTFGGTELLILTVMSFDRYLAICKPLQYPMIMTKNVCMQLSLATWYSSFIAMFFQCFLVWRMSFCASNIVDHFFCDAAPLFSLACNDTRLSELLGLLSAVVMVILTLIFTIVSYIYIISTIMRIPSAVGRKKAFSTCTSHMIVVSILYGALMVMYVRPTLHSSSRLTRVLAVLNTSLIPMLNPFIYTIRNAEVKIAVRGAINKKRQLLNEEFFKCIQKGR
- the LOC132582977 gene encoding olfactory receptor 6X1-like, with the translated sequence MEVTMNTTRVTEFILVGIPFLHHLHRIFFVIGLFVYMVVIMGNGFILVIVTFEPRLQTPMYIFLSNLALLEICYTTTVVPKLLQTFVQPRTKICFRCCLAQNFFYFTFGGSELLVLTAMSFDRYLAICKPLQYPVIMTKNVCIHLSLAAWYVSFVTLFFQCFVFWQMPFCGSNVVDNFFCDSAAMFGLVCTDTRISEFVGFLFAVLMIVVTLIFTVASYACIISTVMHIPSALGRKKAFSTCTSHLIAVCLLYGALIAMYVRPNVHSSSRITRVLAVLNTAFIPMLNPFIYTIRNSEVRNVIRNIIHKKRQLLNNDF